The following coding sequences lie in one Carassius carassius chromosome 1, fCarCar2.1, whole genome shotgun sequence genomic window:
- the tcap gene encoding telethonin codes for MPMCTVLEKKGGCVVGAELSCNVKEENPNKRESYSANWRSINMKTQHEDRQSMLMSDDSRRETLSRYWQARPLNQACPSGVVRVGTVDTGVREHQLLPYRNSLPLPIFKPAELGVRLGRGAPHTLQDLPPARVPDGACPDKRPVEQITRDLPPIKPMRMEFAKASTALGRSISQEAQRG; via the exons ATGCCGATGTGCACAGTCTTGGAGAAGAAAGGTGGATGTGTGGTTGGAGCCGAGCTCAGCTGCAATGTGAAGGAGGAAAATCCAAATAAGAGAGAAAGTTACAGCGCTAACTGGCGCAGCATTAATATGAAGACTCAACATGAGGATCG CCAATCGATGCTGATGTCAGACGACTCTCGCCGGGAGACCCTGTCCCGTTACTGGCAGGCGCGTCCTCTGAACCAGGCTTGCCCATCGGGTGTTGTCAGAGTGGGCACTGTGGACACAGGTGTAAGGGAGCACCAGCTCTTACCCTACAGGAACAGCCTGCCCCTGCCCATCTTCAAGCCTGCTGAACTGGGTGTCCGCCTGGGCCGCGGAGCCCCACACACCCTGCAAGATCTGCCCCCCGCCAGGGTCCCCGATGGAGCCTGTCCAGACAAGAGGCCAGTGGAACAGATCACCAGGGACCTGCCACCCATCAAACCCATGCGAATGGAGTTTGCCAAAGCATCCACAGCCCTGGGCCGATCCATATCTCAGGAGGCCCAGAGGGGCTGA
- the syngr1a gene encoding synaptogyrin-1a isoform X2: MEQAYGAGKAGGTFDPITFFQQPQIILRIVSWIFSIVIFGCIANEGYVNRPDEVEEFCIFNRNQNACNYAVGMGSLAFLCCAVFMALDVYFPQISSVKDRKKAVLADIGVSAFWSFVWFVGFCFLANQWQVAKPEDNPLKEGRDAARAAITFAFFSIFTWGFLTFLALERLKKVSFEEEYNKLFTPHTPPPFV; encoded by the exons ATGGAGCAGGCATACGGGGCTGGCAAGGCTGGCGGCACCTTCGATCCAATCACGTTCTTTCAGCAGCCGCAGATTATTCTTCGAATAGTGTCATGG ATCTTTTCCATTGTGATCTTTGGATGCATTGCTAACGAGGGCTATGTGAACCGTCCGGACGAGGTGGAGGAGTTTTGCATCTTTAACCGCAACCAGAATGCCTGCAACTATGCCGTGGGTATGGGATCCCTGGCTTTCCTCTGCTGTGCTGTTTTTATGGCACTGGACGTCTACTTTCCTCAGATAAGCAGCGTTAAAGACCGCAAGAAGGCTGTATTAGCTGATATTGGTGTTTCAG CCTTCTGGTCTTTCGTGTGGTTTGTGGGATTCTGTTTCCTGGCCAATCAGTGGCAGGTGGCTAAACCAGAAGATAACCCACTGAAAGAGGGCAGAGACGCAGCCAGAGCAGCCATCACCTTCGCCTTCTTCTCCATATTTACTTGG GGTTTTCTTACATTCCTGGCCCTTGAGCGCCTAAAGAAAGTCTCATTTgaagaggaatacaacaaactGTTCACCCCTCATACGCCACCTCCATTTGTCTAG
- the syngr1a gene encoding synaptogyrin-1a isoform X1 translates to MEQAYGAGKAGGTFDPITFFQQPQIILRIVSWIFSIVIFGCIANEGYVNRPDEVEEFCIFNRNQNACNYAVGMGSLAFLCCAVFMALDVYFPQISSVKDRKKAVLADIGVSAFWSFVWFVGFCFLANQWQVAKPEDNPLKEGRDAARAAITFAFFSIFTWAVQAFFAFQRYKLGASSSLFSQDYTDPSQDPAGVPAAGTEYTGYSPDMEANYDGSGGYQNQDY, encoded by the exons ATGGAGCAGGCATACGGGGCTGGCAAGGCTGGCGGCACCTTCGATCCAATCACGTTCTTTCAGCAGCCGCAGATTATTCTTCGAATAGTGTCATGG ATCTTTTCCATTGTGATCTTTGGATGCATTGCTAACGAGGGCTATGTGAACCGTCCGGACGAGGTGGAGGAGTTTTGCATCTTTAACCGCAACCAGAATGCCTGCAACTATGCCGTGGGTATGGGATCCCTGGCTTTCCTCTGCTGTGCTGTTTTTATGGCACTGGACGTCTACTTTCCTCAGATAAGCAGCGTTAAAGACCGCAAGAAGGCTGTATTAGCTGATATTGGTGTTTCAG CCTTCTGGTCTTTCGTGTGGTTTGTGGGATTCTGTTTCCTGGCCAATCAGTGGCAGGTGGCTAAACCAGAAGATAACCCACTGAAAGAGGGCAGAGACGCAGCCAGAGCAGCCATCACCTTCGCCTTCTTCTCCATATTTACTTGG GCCGTTCAAGCTTTTTTCGCGTTCCAGAGGTACAAGTTAGGTGCGAGCTCATCTCTCTTCTCTCAGGACTATACTGATCCCAGCCAGGATCCCGCAGGAGTGCCTGCTGCAGGCACCGAGTACACTGGATACAGCCCTGACATGGAGGCCAATTATGACGGCTCTGGTGGATACCAGAACCAAGACTACTAA